CTGCTTATAAAAAAACTCTTGAGTCCCACTGCCGAGGCGGGAGAAACTATCACGTACGGTTCTGAGGGGGACGAATCGGGCTGAAAAAGCTGTAATCTAACTAATCTAACTAATCTAACTAATTGTTAAAATTATTAATCGTCTCATAATAGAGTGGATATATTATTAAAAAAATCCCTCGTAACCTCCCTTTGCCAAAGGGAGGGATTATCCCCTCTTTGGCAAAGAGGGGCGAGGGGAGATTTTTAGATTGATGTCGGTTCAATTATGAGACTTTTAACATATAGTTACCGGTTCTTATAGAGACTTCAGCGAATTATCATGCAATTCAGGAAACAGCTCAATCGAGCTTAGATAACCGTAAGGATCAAAGCCCATATTTTGCGAGAATACTTTTTATCTCTGAAACGGATATATTTTCTTTGTAGGCCTTTACATAGATTGATAGCAAGTAGATATTTTCCTCGTTATCTTTAAAATAGTAAATAACACGGTACCCGCCCCTTTTGCCTTTTTTTATATCAGAGCTTGCCAAGCGGAGTTTAAATATCTTGCCTTCCAGACCCTCAACAGCTTTGCCTGCCAAAGGATCAGCCATCAATATGGTCTTTAATTTTGCCAGGTCCTTCCATATATTTGGATATTTCTTTTTGAGAAGCTTTACATCTCTTTCAAAGGTAGGTAACGGCCTAATCTTTAAGTTCATCAACTAAATCATCAATCGTTTTTAGCTTCAACTTGCCTTCTTTGTGTAATTTCAGATCATACAGTGATTCTTTGATAGTCTCATTCAGATCAAAAGTGTCATAATTACTCTTCAGGTATTCAAGGTATTCTATAGCTGAAGGAAGTTTCTGGTCTGGTAGTCCTTCGATCATTTCAATCGCCTTTTTCTTAAGTGTTGCAGTCTTCATATAAAATTATAATGAGTTATTTAAATAAAAGTAAAGTTTTCAGTGTTTCCAGGCCAAATATGCCAGATATAGGCGATAC
This portion of the Nitrospirota bacterium genome encodes:
- a CDS encoding type II toxin-antitoxin system RelE/ParE family toxin, giving the protein MNLKIRPLPTFERDVKLLKKKYPNIWKDLAKLKTILMADPLAGKAVEGLEGKIFKLRLASSDIKKGKRGGYRVIYYFKDNEENIYLLSIYVKAYKENISVSEIKSILAKYGL